One genomic window of Sporocytophaga myxococcoides DSM 11118 includes the following:
- a CDS encoding RNA polymerase sigma factor produces the protein MKYSLEHIAENIRKGDDREVLQWMYKEIYPKVEKYVSGNSGCVDDSKDVFQESIIIFYKYVIENKYDRIVDLSAFIMGISRNVWINKVRKLNREVDADLLEHFEETSNNPLIALIMNEKWYAYKALFEKLGEKCRELLSYSSYERLNMKEIAEKMGFLNENVAKTQNYRCKQKLLEYISANEEIKDLLKS, from the coding sequence TTGAAATACAGTCTCGAACATATTGCAGAAAACATCAGGAAGGGCGATGACAGGGAAGTATTGCAGTGGATGTACAAGGAAATTTATCCTAAGGTGGAAAAGTATGTTTCTGGCAATAGTGGTTGCGTAGATGACAGTAAAGATGTTTTTCAGGAATCTATTATCATATTCTATAAATATGTTATAGAAAATAAATATGACAGAATAGTAGATTTAAGTGCTTTTATAATGGGAATCAGCAGGAATGTATGGATTAATAAAGTCAGGAAGCTGAACAGGGAAGTAGATGCAGATCTTCTGGAACATTTTGAAGAAACAAGCAACAATCCTCTTATTGCTCTCATTATGAATGAAAAGTGGTATGCATATAAAGCGTTATTCGAGAAGCTGGGGGAGAAATGTAGAGAATTGCTTTCTTATTCTTCTTATGAAAGGTTGAATATGAAAGAGATCGCAGAGAAGATGGGCTTTTTGAATGAAAATGTAGCCAAAACTCAAAACTACAGATGCAAACAGAAGCTTCTTGAATATATATCTGCTAATGAAGAAATTAAAGACCTTTTAAAATCATGA
- a CDS encoding transporter, producing the protein MQMQFRLCLLFIFVIHIAYGQSDSQEVCSAHCCFDDPTPAGVMISHAHEKGEWMFSYRFMAMDMKNVLEGSHKVTSDHVFNNYLMYPDHMRMDMHMLMAMYGLSDKITLMAMLNYNYNRMTMTMHPGMQHNHGGTSEESSAMKMKTSGLGDIKLSLIYNLLNKNNSQLLLSPGISIPVGRINITGNAENMYDGIRLPYVMQMGSGTWDFTPVINYFYNKTRFSFSSQVSSIIRLNTNNLGYKLGNELTLNNWIAYKWSKPFSSSARLEACSLQPIKGEDKDLPKDYEPGSNPANYGGEKAFLYLGTNYYLNTSFLTGSKIGLEFGLPVYQNLNGPQMAQRFTLFASYSITL; encoded by the coding sequence ATGCAAATGCAATTCAGGCTTTGCCTGTTATTCATATTTGTCATTCATATAGCATACGGACAAAGCGACTCGCAAGAGGTTTGCAGTGCTCATTGCTGTTTTGATGACCCCACTCCTGCCGGAGTTATGATCAGCCACGCACATGAAAAAGGCGAATGGATGTTTTCGTACAGATTCATGGCTATGGACATGAAAAATGTCTTGGAAGGCTCTCATAAAGTTACCTCAGACCATGTCTTTAACAATTACCTTATGTACCCTGATCATATGCGCATGGATATGCATATGCTCATGGCCATGTACGGCCTTAGTGATAAGATAACCCTCATGGCCATGCTGAACTACAATTACAATCGCATGACCATGACCATGCATCCGGGTATGCAGCATAATCATGGAGGGACAAGTGAAGAAAGCTCCGCAATGAAGATGAAAACTTCAGGGCTTGGAGATATTAAACTTAGCCTGATCTATAATTTACTTAATAAAAATAATTCACAACTGCTTCTTAGTCCAGGCATAAGTATTCCTGTAGGAAGGATTAACATTACGGGTAATGCAGAAAACATGTATGATGGTATCAGACTTCCTTATGTTATGCAAATGGGTTCTGGAACCTGGGATTTTACACCTGTAATTAATTACTTCTATAATAAAACGAGATTTTCATTTAGTTCACAAGTTTCTTCTATTATAAGATTAAACACCAACAACCTCGGGTATAAACTTGGCAATGAACTTACCTTAAATAACTGGATAGCATATAAATGGTCTAAGCCATTTAGCAGTTCCGCAAGATTGGAGGCATGTTCTTTGCAACCTATAAAAGGTGAAGACAAAGATCTGCCGAAAGATTACGAGCCAGGAAGCAATCCCGCTAATTATGGAGGAGAGAAAGCCTTTCTGTACCTGGGCACTAATTATTATTTAAATACAAGCTTCTTAACCGGCAGTAAAATCGGTCTTGAATTTGGACTTCCTGTTTATCAAAATCTAAACGGACCACAAATGGCTCAACGCTTTACATTATTTGCCTCATATTCAATAACTCTTTAA
- a CDS encoding T9SS type A sorting domain-containing protein, whose protein sequence is MKNINTYKYLRNIFLISACLISTVTVAHWNSKGPFGGSVSCMHTADTNTYVGTNGGGVFRTTNKQGVKWVATNAGLKSGNITSITSIGSYVLAGTPDEGIFLSKDLGKNWLQVNSGLGSPNITALTSSGKYIYAGTKEDGVFMSADSGYTWKAANEGITNKKITSLTTFNQTIIAGTDGGGIFMVMIDTELWSGTQGGIQERKINSVIINPSSMLLGTDKGIYISSTSGTPWTLLNDALSNTSVNQLYQNGDVIYACTDIGLFTSPQTITWTKSSLGLTSDTITSITALQSKLFVGTKAGIFSSQASQLSWQKANESFFGLNIKGLAINGTAIVGATKLGVYYISETGASYTARNNGLLDSLSVSDLNFSGTNLIATTLAGKVYISADTGKIWISLSSGLNGDPLVKIAVRENKLLVATSTGKVFYSNPTNINWIEMSSGLPTGLKITALIANGADAYLAAEDEGVFKLSPGADWQNFSSGLTDLKLTSLAIVDGTIFAGTDGSGVFSTATTADSWKEINNGLPTLNITSLCAANLVYDGVTYPYVYAGYKGGVYFSFNKGEEWRSPDILANLPLYADITQIALSSNRIFVGTPNNSIYSNGKGETKPVVASIFSKGSDENTFMIYPNPGKESFKINFASQQEKIKNIFVYDFSGKAIDNFIASEDGLKINAPQGIYFIRIETIDGKNSVEKLIIQ, encoded by the coding sequence ATGAAAAACATAAATACATATAAATACTTAAGAAACATTTTTCTGATTTCAGCTTGTCTGATTTCAACTGTAACAGTTGCCCATTGGAACTCAAAAGGACCTTTCGGAGGATCTGTTTCATGTATGCATACGGCTGACACAAATACATATGTAGGAACCAATGGCGGTGGAGTCTTCAGAACCACCAACAAGCAAGGTGTGAAATGGGTGGCTACTAATGCAGGATTAAAAAGCGGTAACATCACATCAATTACATCTATTGGGAGCTATGTACTTGCTGGCACTCCAGACGAAGGAATATTTCTTTCAAAAGATTTAGGTAAAAACTGGCTTCAGGTAAACTCCGGTTTAGGGTCCCCAAATATCACAGCACTTACATCCAGCGGAAAGTATATATATGCTGGAACTAAAGAAGACGGAGTTTTCATGAGCGCAGACAGTGGCTATACATGGAAAGCTGCTAACGAAGGAATTACCAATAAGAAAATCACATCTCTTACCACATTCAATCAAACTATCATTGCGGGAACAGATGGAGGAGGTATATTCATGGTTATGATTGATACTGAACTTTGGTCGGGAACACAAGGTGGCATTCAAGAGAGAAAAATAAATTCTGTTATAATCAATCCTTCATCTATGCTATTAGGAACAGATAAAGGAATATACATCAGTAGCACAAGCGGAACACCTTGGACTTTATTAAATGATGCTTTGTCCAATACATCTGTAAATCAACTTTACCAGAATGGAGATGTTATTTATGCATGCACAGATATCGGACTTTTCACATCTCCTCAAACAATAACCTGGACCAAGTCTTCTCTGGGATTAACTTCTGACACAATCACTTCTATAACTGCTTTACAATCGAAACTATTTGTTGGAACCAAAGCAGGTATATTCTCATCTCAGGCATCTCAATTAAGTTGGCAGAAAGCGAACGAAAGCTTTTTCGGATTAAACATAAAAGGTCTTGCCATTAACGGAACCGCAATAGTTGGAGCAACCAAATTAGGAGTTTATTACATCTCTGAAACAGGAGCTTCATATACTGCAAGAAACAATGGGCTTCTTGACAGCTTAAGTGTATCAGACCTAAACTTTTCAGGTACAAATCTGATCGCTACAACACTTGCAGGAAAAGTATACATAAGTGCTGATACGGGGAAAATATGGATATCTCTAAGTTCCGGATTAAACGGGGATCCACTCGTAAAAATAGCTGTAAGAGAAAATAAATTATTGGTAGCTACTTCAACTGGAAAAGTATTTTATTCAAACCCAACCAATATCAATTGGATAGAAATGAGTTCCGGATTGCCAACAGGATTAAAGATTACAGCTTTGATTGCAAATGGAGCAGACGCATACCTTGCCGCAGAAGATGAGGGCGTATTTAAACTATCTCCAGGTGCAGATTGGCAAAATTTCAGCTCAGGGTTGACCGATTTAAAGCTAACATCACTAGCAATAGTAGATGGGACAATTTTCGCTGGAACTGATGGAAGTGGTGTATTTTCAACTGCAACAACAGCAGACTCATGGAAAGAAATAAATAATGGTCTTCCTACTCTAAACATCACATCTCTCTGCGCAGCCAATCTTGTATATGATGGTGTTACTTATCCATATGTTTATGCGGGATATAAAGGCGGTGTATATTTTTCCTTTAACAAAGGTGAAGAATGGAGAAGTCCAGACATACTTGCAAACCTTCCGCTCTATGCTGACATAACGCAAATTGCTCTATCAAGCAACAGAATATTTGTAGGCACTCCGAACAATTCCATATACTCAAATGGAAAAGGTGAAACAAAGCCAGTTGTGGCTTCAATCTTTTCAAAAGGCTCTGATGAAAATACATTTATGATTTATCCTAACCCGGGTAAAGAAAGCTTTAAAATAAACTTTGCTTCTCAACAGGAGAAAATCAAAAACATATTCGTTTATGATTTCTCAGGTAAGGCAATTGATAACTTTATAGCTTCGGAAGATGGTTTAAAAATAAATGCTCCCCAAGGAATTTATTTTATACGCATTGAAACAATAGATGGCAAGAACTCTGTTGAAAAGTTAATAATTCAGTAA
- a CDS encoding MbnP family protein: MKKKFNYQSLIFTTIICILMIAGCKDKDDPTPSNPTDTTDTEQPYNGPTGFLRLHLHNYIDQEEVLGPNEIYTNNAGRKISFSRTNLFISKIELIKKDGSVYKVPGKIILKNVDEDTYDIGDVPPGFYKSIRFYVGLDEETNKKSPSSATDVLSNQSMWYGSSAQPEGYAFINFEGKIDTTTNGDGSEGNMQPFSYKLGTSKNFKQVVMPEYEYAVIVNKTQFLHLYLDWNQFFRNVPLNNNANLNVSSIEVPAKDIETIIGNNIASMFKYEE, from the coding sequence ATGAAAAAAAAATTTAATTATCAGTCTTTAATTTTCACAACCATCATATGCATATTAATGATTGCAGGCTGTAAAGATAAAGACGATCCCACTCCATCCAATCCTACAGATACCACTGATACCGAGCAACCCTACAATGGCCCTACAGGCTTTCTTCGTTTGCACCTGCATAATTATATAGATCAGGAAGAGGTGCTTGGCCCTAATGAAATATACACAAATAATGCTGGAAGAAAGATTTCCTTCAGCAGAACGAATCTTTTTATATCAAAGATAGAGCTTATAAAGAAAGATGGTTCAGTATATAAAGTTCCGGGTAAAATCATCCTAAAAAATGTTGATGAGGACACATACGATATCGGTGACGTACCTCCGGGTTTTTATAAGTCCATTCGTTTTTATGTAGGGCTTGATGAAGAAACTAATAAGAAATCACCTTCCTCTGCTACCGATGTATTGAGCAATCAATCTATGTGGTATGGCTCATCTGCTCAACCTGAAGGATATGCATTTATTAATTTTGAAGGAAAGATAGACACCACTACCAATGGTGATGGGTCTGAAGGAAACATGCAGCCATTCAGCTATAAGCTCGGAACTTCAAAAAACTTCAAGCAGGTAGTTATGCCGGAATATGAATATGCAGTGATTGTGAACAAGACTCAATTTCTTCATCTTTATCTAGACTGGAATCAGTTCTTTAGGAATGTTCCTTTAAACAACAATGCTAACCTGAATGTATCCTCAATTGAAGTACCTGCAAAGGATATTGAAACAATAATTGGTAACAATATAGCTTCTATGTTCAAATATGAAGAATAA
- a CDS encoding leucine-rich repeat domain-containing protein — MLFLIVLWSGNPAIAQQYYTIPDPAFRDCLEKNYPFLLNSQKQLIVAAANSYTGTFSCMDMGIKDLSGLEHFISILQINCSKNPVEKFPSLNPLQNLTHLWAEECGLTECPEISQLKTLQVLDVKFNNISVLPDLSALTSLKYFDCSINNINVMPDLSSLINLESFYCYRNNIGSIYSILNSPNLKIFDCSFNKLKSIPDLSKNINLVEINLGMNSITELPSLENLNNLERLYLYNNSLTKLPLLPSGNKLTLINAAGNKLTSIPDLSSKTTLTVAAFDHNQISFSDIIPQVAHPSFASVFIFNPQDTINNFKNVNVSSGSDVEISAQRDTQVSSNSYYWKKEAIYIDTTTVNSILLRSVKKNQEGNYIVEVVNNTPGLEGLRLIFKAVSLKVSGCGAASTSYSYNIVSNSCAEGAAISIDNMNSSPQGGPFKYQLVSKGVKSLWHTTTQIDELKPGLYDLIVQDKNSCLTELKNYILIPNAEDCDNVITPNGDGMGDYYSILATGKIKIYDKSLKLIQEFTGPGIWDGTNSRGEIVPIGLYIIVINDKDKINILVLN, encoded by the coding sequence TTGTTATTTTTAATTGTGCTTTGGTCGGGCAATCCGGCAATTGCTCAACAATATTATACTATTCCCGATCCTGCTTTCAGAGATTGTTTGGAAAAAAATTATCCGTTTCTTTTAAATAGCCAGAAGCAATTGATTGTAGCCGCAGCTAATTCCTATACTGGTACATTTAGTTGCATGGACATGGGCATAAAGGATCTTTCGGGTTTAGAACATTTTATTAGTATTCTCCAGATAAACTGTTCCAAAAACCCAGTTGAAAAATTTCCATCATTGAATCCTCTGCAAAACCTGACTCATCTCTGGGCTGAAGAGTGCGGACTTACAGAGTGTCCGGAAATCAGTCAGCTAAAAACGCTTCAGGTATTAGATGTTAAATTTAACAATATATCAGTTCTTCCGGACCTTTCAGCATTAACATCCTTAAAGTACTTCGATTGCAGTATTAATAATATCAATGTAATGCCGGACCTGTCAAGCCTTATAAATCTTGAAAGTTTTTACTGTTACAGAAATAATATAGGGAGTATTTATTCTATATTGAATTCTCCAAACCTAAAGATATTTGACTGTTCCTTTAATAAACTGAAATCAATTCCGGATCTCTCCAAAAATATAAACCTTGTCGAGATTAATCTTGGAATGAACTCTATTACAGAGCTGCCTTCTTTAGAAAATCTGAATAATCTTGAGCGATTATATCTTTATAATAACAGCTTGACAAAGCTTCCATTGCTACCTTCCGGAAATAAGTTGACTTTAATTAATGCGGCAGGTAATAAACTAACTTCTATTCCTGATCTTTCTTCGAAAACAACACTTACAGTTGCAGCTTTTGATCATAATCAGATCAGTTTCTCTGATATTATTCCGCAAGTAGCTCATCCTTCGTTTGCTTCTGTGTTTATTTTTAATCCACAGGATACAATAAATAATTTTAAAAATGTAAATGTATCTTCAGGAAGTGATGTAGAGATATCTGCTCAAAGAGACACACAGGTTAGCAGCAATAGTTACTACTGGAAAAAGGAGGCGATTTATATTGATACTACTACTGTTAATTCTATACTTCTAAGGTCTGTCAAAAAGAATCAGGAAGGGAATTATATTGTTGAAGTTGTCAATAATACTCCTGGGCTTGAAGGCTTAAGACTTATTTTTAAAGCGGTTTCTCTTAAAGTATCAGGTTGTGGCGCTGCTTCGACTTCTTATAGTTATAATATTGTTTCGAATTCTTGTGCAGAGGGTGCTGCAATATCTATTGATAATATGAATTCATCTCCTCAAGGCGGGCCGTTTAAATATCAGCTTGTTTCAAAAGGAGTGAAGTCGCTCTGGCACACCACAACACAGATAGATGAGTTAAAGCCCGGATTGTATGATCTGATTGTACAGGATAAAAATAGTTGTCTTACTGAATTAAAAAATTATATCCTGATACCAAACGCTGAAGATTGTGATAATGTGATAACTCCTAATGGAGATGGAATGGGAGATTACTATTCGATACTTGCGACAGGAAAAATTAAGATCTATGATAAAAGTCTTAAGCTTATTCAGGAATTTACTGGTCCAGGCATTTGGGATGGCACTAATTCCAGGGGAGAAATTGTACCGATAGGCCTCTATATTATAGTAATTAATGATAAGGATAAGATAAATATTCTTGTATTGAATTGA
- a CDS encoding LamG-like jellyroll fold domain-containing protein has product MRTKWTFFYNEKGQREVKDIELMHCAPSWSFIWIFLFVISYSGNLSAQSCGCDYTIPSGSTIIDRNTLSVTTLPKNKRVICFQSGNRTAPLMVRNFKGSTDGGVNAPYIFKNCSAQVVFNIALTNGYAFKFFNSENVRLSGTGSSDQYGIVLSGANITLVLGDTTTRVEVDHVDIRNSGFCGLMAKTDNALVKVQGGNNNPAGFVMKNIYIHDNYIFNTDAEGMYIGNTNWAPGNSQHNLDSIFVYNNIVRDAGAEGIQIGASPAGRSYVYNNYINGFGRKYQTFALYQNNGLQLGTGFSGRCYNNFIYGYPGDEFTQNGLVCVGLGNVYIYNNVVANAKDNGIYVGSNNAESKAKPFYVFNNTIVNPSHDGIRLQEVGSSVNKISAFVYNNLGANIPAGYSLVKKGGSQISASELANINNTIPAFNFQDPDNNDFNLTENSNIVIDLGTNIVASYGLTSDINGNLRAPQGGSFDVGAYEYVSDFLLTVDPQSLAGKCIGDTFMLTYSGTNTGWPSDVKYKAVLSGPDGYFGPQKIIVGSNDSLSGQIESALPDNITQGNNYRVRIEASNNSGFFRAGPESSIGLSRMEALQFRSPQRASVSNASLFARGTGDFTIEARVKMDFSASDNNVLEILSTRAIGNTSQGYMFGFNYATGKIVFNFFNEFGVNVNIQSNTLSLADMRNDGVWHHLSVSRSGGNKFTFFLDGYSVGVQVYNVDLSVASSYLFIGYDEPGNAGMSSFTGSIDYLRFWNVAKAEIDLINNLKMDFPYPSNGLLGLWNFNECSGVQAIMDDSPYGNDGWLGMNSDIGSNDPSRTFGSDKAESFRGLDFNPVVTGKLDVATIPHNVNYNFQTNFSIEAYINLNNPSKGLRTVIYEKDTTNGVRFYVADANHLGLIVGGMTVLSDVVQKNNVTANLYSGGCYAVAVTATQSGTSYIVRFYLDGLLVGTSKFVSGVSPITSLSNALIGCDAAQSIPANGYITEVKLWKTARTADEIRNNLGVVFSSITINLAGYWRFKEINGQTLIDQSASNNAGYLGESLAVESTTDPQRSDNRCHFNDRVDTLPVPDSLYSEEMKVVVYPNPFSSDIGIVITGRMGESADCYMFDLAGKLVFEKLGIENNQLAVLSPDLYSGMYLVKIVRGGQVQFVKVIKAH; this is encoded by the coding sequence ATGAGAACAAAGTGGACTTTTTTTTATAATGAAAAAGGTCAGAGAGAAGTAAAAGATATTGAATTGATGCATTGTGCCCCCTCGTGGAGTTTTATCTGGATTTTCTTATTTGTTATAAGCTATAGTGGAAATCTTTCCGCTCAGTCCTGTGGTTGTGATTATACAATACCTTCTGGATCAACGATAATTGATCGTAATACGCTTTCAGTTACAACACTTCCTAAAAATAAACGTGTTATTTGTTTTCAGTCCGGAAACAGAACAGCCCCTTTGATGGTCAGGAACTTCAAGGGGTCTACAGATGGAGGTGTTAATGCTCCTTATATTTTTAAAAATTGTTCTGCACAGGTTGTCTTTAATATTGCCTTAACTAATGGTTATGCTTTTAAATTTTTTAATAGCGAAAATGTGAGACTTTCTGGTACCGGTTCTTCTGATCAATATGGGATTGTGCTGAGTGGAGCTAATATTACTCTTGTATTGGGAGATACGACCACAAGGGTGGAAGTGGATCATGTGGATATAAGAAATTCTGGCTTTTGTGGTTTGATGGCTAAGACTGACAATGCTCTGGTAAAGGTCCAAGGAGGGAATAATAATCCTGCAGGATTTGTTATGAAGAATATTTATATCCATGACAATTATATATTTAATACCGATGCAGAAGGAATGTATATAGGCAATACTAACTGGGCCCCTGGAAATAGTCAGCATAACCTGGATAGTATTTTTGTATATAATAATATTGTCAGAGATGCAGGAGCAGAAGGGATTCAGATAGGTGCTAGTCCAGCGGGACGTTCTTATGTATATAACAATTATATCAATGGATTCGGCAGAAAATATCAGACTTTTGCTTTGTATCAGAACAATGGACTTCAGCTTGGCACCGGTTTCTCCGGCAGATGTTATAATAATTTTATTTATGGTTACCCTGGGGATGAGTTTACTCAGAATGGACTTGTATGTGTGGGGCTAGGTAACGTTTATATTTATAACAATGTAGTGGCAAATGCAAAAGACAATGGCATTTATGTCGGTTCCAACAACGCAGAGTCAAAGGCAAAACCATTTTATGTATTTAATAATACGATTGTAAATCCTTCTCATGATGGGATAAGGCTTCAGGAGGTGGGTTCTTCAGTAAATAAAATAAGTGCATTCGTTTATAACAATCTTGGTGCAAATATACCTGCCGGTTATAGTCTGGTGAAGAAAGGCGGTTCGCAGATAAGCGCTTCAGAGTTGGCAAATATTAACAATACAATTCCTGCCTTTAATTTTCAGGATCCTGACAACAATGACTTTAATCTTACTGAAAACAGTAACATTGTGATTGATCTGGGGACTAATATTGTCGCATCCTATGGACTTACCTCCGATATAAATGGTAATTTAAGAGCTCCTCAGGGGGGAAGCTTTGATGTCGGTGCTTATGAATATGTTTCAGATTTTTTACTCACAGTAGATCCACAATCACTTGCGGGTAAATGTATTGGAGATACATTCATGCTGACCTATAGTGGTACGAATACTGGATGGCCTTCTGATGTGAAATATAAGGCTGTGCTTTCTGGGCCTGACGGTTATTTCGGTCCTCAGAAAATTATTGTTGGTTCGAATGATTCTTTATCCGGTCAAATAGAATCTGCTTTACCTGATAATATAACTCAGGGAAATAATTACAGAGTAAGGATTGAAGCCTCTAATAATTCAGGGTTCTTCAGAGCAGGTCCGGAAAGTTCAATCGGATTGTCTCGTATGGAGGCCTTGCAGTTTAGGTCTCCCCAGAGGGCATCTGTTTCTAATGCTTCTCTTTTTGCACGTGGTACAGGAGATTTCACTATTGAGGCAAGGGTGAAAATGGATTTTTCAGCGTCAGATAATAACGTGCTGGAGATCTTGTCAACTAGGGCAATTGGGAATACATCCCAAGGTTATATGTTTGGATTTAACTATGCAACCGGAAAAATAGTATTTAATTTTTTTAATGAATTCGGTGTTAATGTGAATATTCAAAGTAATACGCTTAGCCTTGCAGATATGCGTAATGATGGAGTTTGGCATCATCTGAGTGTTAGCAGAAGTGGAGGAAACAAATTTACTTTCTTTCTGGATGGATATTCTGTAGGTGTGCAGGTTTATAACGTCGATCTAAGCGTTGCTTCAAGTTATTTGTTCATAGGTTATGATGAACCTGGAAATGCGGGTATGTCTTCTTTTACGGGAAGTATAGATTATCTCCGCTTCTGGAACGTTGCAAAAGCAGAGATAGATTTGATCAACAATCTGAAAATGGATTTTCCATATCCTTCCAACGGATTGTTGGGTTTATGGAATTTTAATGAATGTAGCGGAGTTCAGGCTATTATGGATGATAGTCCATATGGTAATGATGGCTGGTTGGGTATGAATTCTGATATAGGTAGCAATGATCCTTCCAGAACTTTTGGTTCCGATAAAGCAGAGAGTTTTCGTGGTTTGGATTTTAACCCAGTTGTTACAGGGAAATTAGATGTTGCCACAATTCCTCACAATGTGAATTACAATTTCCAAACCAACTTTTCTATTGAGGCTTATATCAATCTTAATAATCCCTCAAAAGGATTGAGAACTGTGATCTATGAAAAGGATACAACAAACGGAGTTCGTTTTTATGTAGCTGATGCAAATCATCTGGGATTGATTGTTGGCGGCATGACAGTGCTTAGTGATGTGGTACAGAAAAATAATGTTACAGCAAATTTATATTCGGGAGGATGTTATGCTGTTGCTGTCACTGCTACCCAATCGGGTACTAGCTATATTGTCAGGTTTTACTTAGATGGACTTCTTGTAGGCACTTCAAAGTTTGTTTCAGGCGTGAGTCCAATTACCTCTTTAAGCAATGCACTTATTGGTTGTGATGCAGCACAAAGCATTCCCGCAAATGGATATATTACTGAGGTGAAGCTTTGGAAAACTGCGAGAACAGCAGATGAAATAAGGAATAATCTTGGCGTGGTGTTTTCAAGTATTACAATAAATCTGGCTGGATACTGGCGTTTCAAAGAAATAAATGGTCAAACGCTCATAGATCAAAGTGCAAGTAATAACGCGGGTTACCTCGGCGAGTCTCTTGCTGTTGAAAGTACTACAGATCCTCAGAGAAGTGATAACAGATGTCATTTTAATGACAGGGTTGATACTTTACCTGTTCCTGACTCTTTGTATTCAGAAGAAATGAAAGTTGTTGTTTATCCTAATCCCTTTTCTTCTGACATCGGTATCGTAATTACCGGCAGAATGGGAGAGAGCGCTGACTGTTATATGTTTGATCTTGCAGGAAAGCTGGTTTTTGAAAAGCTTGGAATTGAGAATAACCAGTTGGCTGTGCTTAGTCCTGATCTCTATAGTGGGATGTATTTGGTGAAAATAGTAAGAGGTGGGCAAGTTCAATTTGTTAAAGTAATCAAGGCTCATTGA
- a CDS encoding type IX secretion system membrane protein PorP/SprF: MRFFFVYISLIFICYSSNAQEAYIYPLNFLRLKNNYIFENPAASTLTEKGEINLIHSAFSGLLNNVGINYLEASYSPGKSNDTPVHTFGLTLHSEYETEILKRNRFYLRYCRSIQLSSSVKLAAALQAGVFNYLVKSTQNSSGSSSTIPDASVGLWLASKNFNIGISGVQLLASEIKPVYRTYALGSYINLFMDYRKAISSSAELILGMKLYKGKGYYEGLWLSATLEFMNNFSAGVNYLWKQGPVVSLGIVKFNFLKIHSDLYFSYFHPTSTDHLANTGRYEVSIHIFPFNVGEKDQPDEDTE, encoded by the coding sequence GTGAGGTTCTTTTTTGTCTACATATCGTTAATTTTTATCTGTTATTCATCTAATGCTCAGGAAGCATATATATATCCTTTAAACTTTTTACGTTTAAAAAATAATTACATTTTTGAAAATCCAGCTGCTTCAACTCTGACAGAAAAGGGAGAAATAAATCTCATACACAGTGCATTTTCAGGTCTTTTAAACAATGTTGGTATTAATTATCTGGAAGCTTCCTATAGTCCAGGAAAATCAAATGACACGCCAGTTCATACTTTCGGACTTACCCTTCATTCTGAATATGAAACTGAGATATTAAAAAGAAATCGTTTTTACCTGCGTTATTGCCGCAGCATACAACTTAGTTCATCTGTTAAATTGGCTGCTGCACTACAAGCTGGCGTTTTTAATTATCTGGTAAAAAGCACTCAAAACAGCTCAGGCAGCTCATCTACTATTCCAGATGCATCTGTTGGCCTTTGGCTTGCAAGCAAAAATTTTAATATCGGAATTTCAGGTGTTCAGTTACTTGCATCAGAAATAAAACCTGTTTACAGAACCTATGCATTGGGCAGCTACATAAACTTGTTTATGGATTACAGAAAAGCGATTTCGTCAAGTGCAGAGCTTATTCTTGGCATGAAACTTTATAAGGGGAAGGGTTATTATGAAGGCCTATGGTTATCCGCAACATTAGAGTTTATGAATAATTTCAGTGCTGGTGTTAATTATTTGTGGAAGCAAGGACCAGTAGTTTCATTAGGAATAGTAAAATTTAATTTCTTGAAAATCCATAGTGATTTATACTTTTCATATTTTCATCCTACAAGCACTGATCATCTTGCCAATACAGGCAGGTACGAAGTCAGTATCCATATATTCCCTTTTAACGTAGGAGAAAAAGATCAACCTGATGAGGATACAGAATAA